In Clostridium omnivorum, the DNA window TAGAGAATCTGTCAGTGAGAAGCCTCCTTTTGAAGCAATATCTTTAAAGGACGTTATAAATAAAGGCACTAGTGTAAAATACTCAATGTTATATAGCAACAAGAAATACTCAAGACCAGTTTATACACCTGCTTGGAGAGATTTCTACTATAGAGGCTGGCTATATATGCCTACTAAAATTTCAGAAGCTAGGCACAAAATATTTATGTACCCATTGGGTGCAAGTTCTACTTTTGATTTTGAAGGTAGTCTTAATTTCCGAGAGAATATAGTATGTGATTCTCATAGAAATATTAATCTCTTAATATATGACTTCAATGTAAAATCAATGAAAAAATATGATAATCAAATTGCCTTAGTTGGTGAGCCATCAAGAACTGGTGCTTCTATAATTTCTATAGTACAAGATGACCTTCTTCCCAAAGGGGTAAATGAAAAGTTATTTCTAATACAGCTTTCTACCCCAGAGGGCTATGAAGAAGATTTCATATATGGAAATGCAGTAAAATATGATTATCAAAAAAAATCTATAGAAGAAAACTCAGTAAAAACTACAGCTCCAATGAATGGCAGCGATTCTTTAAATTAAATTAAATAAAAAAAGGCTGCGGTGCTTGTTTATAGCTGCAGCTTTTTATACTTATCTAATTAGTGTTACCGGATTACCTCAACATATAATTAATTGTTCTATAAGTGTGAACCTCTATTGTTTTTTATACTATTATATAATACTATTAAAATATAGTACATTTGAAAGGAATGATATAAGTGGGAAAATCAAAGAAAGAATTAACTAAAAACATGAAAATGACAATTGATATGAATAAGCTGGAATTAAATCAGCGTAAATTTAACACATCTGAAATTGGTAGAGGAACAGGAATCCATAAAACTAAAAAAGGCAAAGGCAGCTATACCCGCAAAAACATCAAGTATAATGATGATTATTGCGGGTATAATTTTTTATCACTCCAAATTACTTCTATATTATCTTATTCTATTAATTTCTTTTCATAGCTCTCTATCATCTTTTTTACCATATTGCCACCAACTTCTCCGCATCTCTCAGCCGGAACACGACCCCACAATTGATATTTTTTATTTTCTTCCAAGTTTACACCTACTTCTCTTGCTACTTCTTCCTTGAACTTATCCATTTTTTCTTCTGCACCAGCTACAACTGTTGCTTTTTTATTACTCATACACACTCCTCCATTTTAAGTATTATATATTATTATGATTTTTATCATATTAATTATCCAATGAAGAAGTTTACAATTTTATATATTTTTTTGAGAAAGAAGTTTTTCAGCAGCACTAAAGACCAAATTATAATATTTATCTCCATGAGGAACAAAACTTTCCTTTGTTGCCTCAAATTCAGCATCTTTGTAGTCATTATTTCCGTCAAAGGTTATACCTACTAATTTTACTTTATTAACCTTGTTATTAAAAAGCTCTATTGCGCTTTTAAGCTCCAACTTCACAAGAGCGGTAAGTTCTTCCTTTTGCAGCTTATAGTCTGTAATTTTATTTTTTGACCTAAAAAGAAACACATGT includes these proteins:
- a CDS encoding alpha/beta-type small acid-soluble spore protein, with the translated sequence MSNKKATVVAGAEEKMDKFKEEVAREVGVNLEENKKYQLWGRVPAERCGEVGGNMVKKMIESYEKKLIE